In Deinococcus sp. QL22, the following are encoded in one genomic region:
- the era gene encoding GTPase Era: MTDSASSPDHLRNTPDNSPKQGKAPQTHSGFVAIVGKPNVGKSTLMNSFLGTKVAPTSPRPQTTRRGVRGIHSSGNRQLVFVDTPGLHKPKDALGKYMNHEVHSALADVDAVIWVVDLRHPPTDEDQLVARQVRELPKPLFLVGNKTDVAKYPEEAMKLYRALLEGRTHDTSETVLSAQNNPQAVATLREQLLDILPENPFFYPLGAASDQTREMWAAEIIREEAMKKLRDELPYAVATRVNSWTEREDGLQRIEGEIVVEKNAHKGMVIGAGGKQLREIGQAARKQLEVFLSRKVFLGLEVIVIPGWREDEEALRELGYE, encoded by the coding sequence ATGACGGATTCAGCTTCCAGCCCAGATCACCTCCGCAACACCCCAGACAACAGCCCCAAACAGGGCAAGGCTCCGCAGACCCATTCCGGGTTCGTGGCGATTGTCGGCAAACCCAACGTGGGCAAAAGCACGCTGATGAACTCCTTTTTGGGCACCAAAGTCGCGCCCACCAGCCCCCGCCCGCAGACCACCCGGCGCGGCGTGCGCGGCATTCATTCGTCGGGCAACCGCCAACTGGTGTTCGTAGATACGCCGGGACTGCACAAGCCCAAAGACGCGCTCGGCAAGTACATGAACCACGAGGTTCACAGCGCGTTGGCCGATGTAGACGCCGTGATCTGGGTCGTAGATCTGCGCCACCCGCCCACCGATGAAGACCAGTTGGTGGCACGGCAGGTGCGCGAATTGCCCAAACCTCTGTTTCTGGTGGGCAACAAAACCGACGTCGCCAAGTACCCCGAAGAGGCCATGAAGCTGTACCGTGCGCTGCTGGAAGGCCGCACCCACGACACCAGTGAAACGGTTCTCAGCGCCCAGAACAACCCGCAAGCAGTGGCGACTTTGCGTGAGCAACTGCTGGACATCTTGCCCGAAAACCCCTTCTTCTATCCCCTCGGCGCGGCCAGTGACCAGACCCGCGAAATGTGGGCTGCCGAGATTATCCGAGAAGAAGCCATGAAAAAGCTGCGCGACGAGTTGCCCTACGCCGTCGCCACCCGCGTGAACAGTTGGACGGAGCGTGAGGACGGCCTGCAACGCATAGAAGGCGAAATCGTGGTGGAAAAGAACGCCCACAAGGGCATGGTCATCGGTGCAGGCGGCAAGCAACTGCGCGAAATCGGTCAGGCCGCCCGCAAGCAACTGGAAGTCTTCCTGAGCCGCAAAGTCTTTTTGGGCCTTGAAGTCATTGTGATTCCCGGCTGGCGCGAGGATGAGGAAGCCCTGCGCGAATTGGGCTACGAGTAA
- a CDS encoding SDR family oxidoreductase: protein MTQQNHATKDQFRATQPATALITGASGGIGEAIARQLAARGAHLILVARSEGKMQTLAQELGNKHGIQAHVIALDLTRPDAGEVLQREVSARHLTVDILVNNAGFGGFSEFWMQDAGEINRMVAVNIAALTDLTRRFLPDMVTRGRGRVLNVASTAAFLPGPLMAVYYASKAYVLSFSEGVNEELRGTGVSVTALCPGPVATGFQDAASLGESKLLNAGTRSLTMLTADDVAQQGVNAMLRGQAVLVAGSVNKVQSLMPRFLPRAAVARLIARVQARKEAV, encoded by the coding sequence ATGACCCAGCAGAACCACGCAACCAAAGATCAGTTCCGAGCGACCCAACCCGCCACCGCCCTGATTACGGGCGCGAGCGGCGGCATTGGCGAGGCCATCGCGCGGCAATTGGCGGCACGCGGCGCACACCTGATATTGGTGGCCCGCAGCGAGGGCAAAATGCAGACGCTGGCGCAGGAACTGGGCAACAAGCACGGTATTCAGGCGCACGTCATCGCCCTAGACCTGACCCGCCCCGATGCAGGCGAGGTGCTGCAACGAGAAGTTTCGGCCCGCCACCTGACGGTGGATATTCTGGTGAACAACGCCGGATTCGGCGGCTTCAGCGAATTCTGGATGCAGGACGCAGGCGAAATCAACCGCATGGTGGCCGTGAACATCGCCGCCCTGACCGACCTGACGCGCCGTTTTCTGCCCGATATGGTGACGCGGGGGCGCGGGCGCGTGCTGAATGTAGCCTCGACTGCCGCCTTTCTGCCGGGGCCGCTGATGGCCGTCTATTACGCTTCTAAAGCCTATGTGCTGAGTTTCAGCGAGGGCGTAAACGAGGAACTGCGCGGCACAGGCGTCAGCGTGACCGCCCTGTGCCCCGGCCCAGTCGCCACTGGATTTCAGGACGCCGCCAGCCTGGGCGAGAGCAAGTTGCTGAATGCAGGCACCCGCAGTCTGACCATGCTCACTGCCGATGACGTGGCCCAGCAGGGCGTAAATGCCATGCTGCGCGGTCAGGCGGTGCTGGTGGCAGGCAGCGTGAACAAGGTACAGAGTCTGATGCCGCGTTTCCTGCCCCGTGCCGCGGTGGCCCGCCTGATTGCGCGGGTGCAGGCGCGGAAAGAAGCAGTCTAA
- a CDS encoding TetR/AcrR family transcriptional regulator: protein MVTLARARSDRAKEARRAEILHQTLTLWQTHRYEELTLQAVAERVGLTKPALYGYFPTKETLFLALYEELLDAWLQGLTRHLRLGGTHSPASLAALIHTLLEEHAALTRLIPHLAGLLERNISEDRARAHKGWLLTQLQPLAPLLESALPGLPPGDSLKLLTYTQALVAGLYPMSDPAPAVQAAMQTPELTPLCVQFGPALQESLTALYAGLCQKRP, encoded by the coding sequence GTGGTTACTCTTGCTCGTGCCCGGTCTGACCGTGCCAAAGAAGCGCGGCGGGCCGAGATTTTGCATCAGACCTTGACGCTGTGGCAGACGCACCGGTACGAAGAGCTGACCTTGCAAGCCGTCGCTGAGCGTGTAGGCCTGACCAAGCCCGCGCTGTACGGCTATTTCCCCACCAAAGAGACATTGTTTCTGGCTCTGTACGAGGAATTGCTTGACGCGTGGCTGCAAGGTCTGACGCGGCATCTGCGGCTGGGAGGCACGCATTCCCCGGCCAGTCTCGCAGCGCTCATTCATACCTTGCTGGAGGAACACGCCGCCTTGACGCGCCTGATTCCGCATCTGGCAGGGCTGCTGGAGCGCAACATCAGCGAAGACCGCGCCCGCGCCCACAAAGGCTGGTTGCTGACGCAACTGCAGCCGCTTGCGCCGTTGCTGGAATCGGCGTTGCCCGGTCTGCCCCCCGGTGACAGCCTGAAACTGCTGACGTACACACAGGCCTTGGTGGCGGGCCTCTATCCCATGTCCGACCCCGCGCCCGCTGTTCAGGCGGCCATGCAAACCCCGGAACTCACGCCGCTGTGCGTGCAATTCGGGCCTGCCTTGCAAGAAAGTTTGACGGCGTTGTATGCGGGACTGTGCCAAAAAAGGCCATGA
- a CDS encoding YIP1 family protein, with the protein MSRPTQSAPTDTVAQMLPQSMAVLTRPSPSTFELYEKRGGMMQAAIYVLLAALVSGVIAGVFAPLHDYNIFSQFFSRLVAIPVQFAIFVAAVYLIGKHLFKGTGTLSEVAYTFALFFVPLSIVGTLIGIIPILGWIAGLIISVAMVFFGFLAVQSSMNLRDQTQAAITLVLSGVAYWIVGAIVIGILL; encoded by the coding sequence ATGAGCCGACCGACCCAATCTGCCCCCACCGATACCGTTGCCCAGATGCTTCCTCAGAGTATGGCGGTACTGACGCGCCCCAGCCCCAGCACGTTTGAACTGTACGAAAAGCGCGGCGGCATGATGCAAGCGGCCATTTACGTGCTTCTGGCGGCCCTCGTTTCAGGCGTCATCGCTGGAGTCTTTGCGCCTCTGCACGATTACAACATCTTCTCGCAGTTCTTTAGTCGTCTCGTTGCCATCCCAGTTCAGTTCGCCATCTTCGTGGCCGCCGTCTACCTGATCGGCAAGCATTTGTTTAAGGGTACAGGCACGCTCTCAGAAGTCGCTTATACTTTCGCGCTGTTCTTCGTCCCACTTAGCATCGTGGGAACCCTCATTGGTATTATTCCCATTCTGGGATGGATTGCGGGCCTGATTATCTCCGTTGCTATGGTCTTCTTCGGCTTCTTGGCCGTGCAATCCAGCATGAATTTGCGCGACCAGACCCAGGCCGCCATTACATTGGTCTTGTCAGGCGTGGCGTATTGGATCGTCGGAGCCATTGTTATCGGCATTCTGCTTTAA
- the ribF gene encoding riboflavin biosynthesis protein RibF — protein MKTFISPGQRPDTETVVAIGSFDGIHLGHQALIAQLKAKAREHRVPSVVYTFDPPTRVLTQGVEFLSTLPEKLELLARYGVDETVAVPFTAEFAARPKENFLDDLRLLRPRTVVVGEDFHFGRGRAGSAADLAEVAPEVVVVPIHGLGGEDIKSTRIREYLKTGDVDGARRLLGRHYDAQGVVVHGDQLGRTIGWPTANISVPDGKALPMGVFAVVAIGDHGRWHGMANVGFRPTVNGKTRRFEVHLFDYEGDLYGQELHIKFFTHLRGEQKFSGLDALKAQLQQDAANAQAALVGVK, from the coding sequence GTGAAGACCTTTATTTCGCCCGGCCAGCGCCCCGACACCGAAACGGTGGTCGCCATCGGCAGTTTCGACGGCATTCACCTAGGACATCAGGCATTGATTGCTCAGCTGAAGGCCAAAGCGCGGGAACACCGGGTGCCCAGCGTGGTCTACACCTTCGATCCACCCACCCGCGTGCTGACCCAGGGCGTAGAATTCCTGTCTACCCTCCCCGAAAAGCTGGAACTGCTGGCCCGCTACGGCGTAGACGAAACGGTGGCCGTGCCCTTTACCGCCGAATTTGCTGCCCGCCCCAAGGAAAACTTTTTGGATGATCTGCGGCTACTGCGGCCCCGCACAGTCGTCGTAGGCGAAGACTTTCATTTTGGGCGCGGGCGAGCAGGCAGCGCGGCAGACCTGGCCGAAGTCGCGCCGGAAGTGGTGGTCGTGCCGATTCACGGTCTGGGCGGCGAAGATATAAAGAGTACGCGCATTCGGGAATACTTGAAAACGGGCGATGTAGACGGCGCACGCCGCTTGCTGGGCCGCCATTACGACGCGCAGGGCGTGGTGGTTCACGGCGATCAGTTGGGCCGCACCATCGGCTGGCCCACCGCCAATATCAGTGTTCCAGACGGCAAGGCGCTGCCGATGGGCGTATTCGCGGTGGTGGCGATTGGCGATCACGGGCGCTGGCACGGCATGGCCAATGTGGGCTTCCGGCCTACCGTGAACGGCAAAACCCGCCGTTTTGAAGTCCATCTGTTCGACTACGAGGGCGATCTGTACGGCCAGGAACTGCACATCAAGTTCTTTACCCACCTGCGCGGCGAACAAAAATTTAGTGGACTGGACGCTCTGAAAGCCCAGTTACAGCAAGACGCGGCCAATGCACAGGCCGCGTTGGTGGGTGTGAAATAG
- a CDS encoding NUDIX domain-containing protein encodes MSDSQEGGTQVIYDGRILRLELQEGKWEVIRHAAAVSILALNEAGEMLLVRQLRRAVNAHTVEAPAGLIDEGETPEQAARRELQEEAGLDADMTLLTRFYSSPGFCDELLYVFAARNLRDSRLPMDDDEEIEVLWMRPQAVLDGLRDGTLVGSAATITAALFGVQTLAGTLGAGAAQ; translated from the coding sequence ATGAGCGATTCGCAGGAAGGCGGCACACAGGTCATCTATGACGGGCGGATTTTGCGTCTGGAATTACAAGAAGGCAAATGGGAAGTGATTCGGCACGCCGCTGCGGTGTCTATTCTGGCCCTGAACGAAGCGGGCGAAATGCTGCTGGTGCGTCAGCTTCGGCGGGCCGTGAACGCACATACGGTGGAAGCCCCGGCGGGATTGATCGATGAGGGAGAAACGCCGGAGCAGGCCGCCCGCCGCGAATTGCAGGAAGAAGCGGGCCTGGACGCCGATATGACGCTGCTGACGCGCTTTTATTCCAGCCCCGGCTTTTGCGACGAACTGCTGTACGTGTTTGCCGCCCGCAACCTGCGCGACTCCCGCCTGCCAATGGACGACGACGAGGAGATAGAGGTGCTGTGGATGCGCCCACAAGCTGTCCTGGACGGCCTGCGCGACGGGACGCTGGTGGGCAGCGCGGCCACGATCACAGCGGCCCTGTTCGGCGTGCAGACGCTGGCTGGCACTCTGGGAGCGGGTGCCGCACAGTGA
- a CDS encoding deoxyguanosinetriphosphate triphosphohydrolase: protein MLTRQQLEARETATLAPYATFSADSRGRAYLEAESTTRTAFQKDRDRVLHTTAFRRLEAKTQVFLNAQGDHYRTRLTHTLEVGQVARSVALTLGLNETLAETLALAHDLGHPPFGHAGERVLNALMAEQGEMGHGGFDHNGQARRIVTLLEDRYADFPGLNLTHETLDGLNKHDRAGLERPSLEAQLVDAADALAYTAHDLDDGLRSGLITPAHLAELPLWNELLARVPTAAPDLTERDRRTLHRELLGWLISDLTQSSDAAIAASGVATAQAARQYPAGLITYSPPMRELLRDTGAFLRENLYRHWRVEMQVEQATRVLETLFRAFLARPSMLPPTVRARAEAEGLPRAVCDFVAGMTDRYALETYGLITPP from the coding sequence ATGTTGACCCGCCAGCAGTTGGAGGCGCGAGAGACGGCCACCCTCGCGCCCTACGCGACATTCAGCGCCGATTCGCGGGGGCGAGCCTACCTGGAAGCCGAAAGCACGACCCGCACCGCCTTTCAAAAAGACCGTGACCGCGTGCTGCACACCACTGCTTTTCGGCGGCTGGAAGCCAAAACACAGGTGTTCCTGAACGCGCAGGGCGACCATTACCGCACCCGCCTGACTCACACGCTGGAAGTGGGGCAGGTGGCCCGCTCGGTGGCGCTGACGCTGGGCCTGAACGAGACTTTGGCCGAAACGCTGGCGCTGGCGCACGATTTGGGCCACCCACCCTTCGGGCATGCAGGCGAGCGTGTGCTGAACGCGCTGATGGCTGAGCAAGGTGAAATGGGGCACGGCGGCTTTGATCACAATGGACAGGCCCGCCGAATCGTGACCCTGCTGGAAGACCGTTACGCCGACTTTCCCGGCCTGAACCTGACCCATGAAACTTTGGACGGCCTGAACAAGCATGACCGCGCCGGATTGGAGAGGCCCAGTCTGGAAGCCCAGTTGGTCGATGCCGCCGATGCACTGGCCTACACCGCTCACGACTTGGACGACGGCCTGCGAAGTGGCCTGATCACACCCGCGCACCTGGCCGAACTACCTCTCTGGAACGAGTTGTTGGCCCGCGTGCCCACCGCCGCACCCGACCTGACCGAGCGCGACCGCCGCACCCTGCACCGCGAGTTGCTGGGCTGGCTGATCTCTGACCTGACCCAGTCCAGCGACGCGGCCATTGCGGCCAGTGGGGTGGCCACGGCGCAGGCAGCCCGCCAATATCCTGCTGGCCTGATCACCTATAGCCCACCCATGCGTGAGCTGCTGCGCGATACGGGCGCTTTTTTGCGCGAAAACCTGTACAGACATTGGCGAGTAGAGATGCAGGTCGAGCAGGCCACGCGGGTGCTGGAAACGCTGTTCCGGGCTTTTCTGGCCCGCCCGTCTATGCTGCCCCCCACCGTCCGTGCCCGTGCCGAGGCTGAGGGCTTGCCCCGCGCTGTGTGCGACTTCGTGGCCGGCATGACCGACCGCTACGCTCTGGAAACGTACGGCCTGATCACGCCGCCCTGA
- a CDS encoding GAF domain-containing protein produces MSEPSTFPHLSLTERLQDVTELLAAATTPASVFEVILAPALTALNAVAGAVLLVNELGNGLEVAATAGHKEDAQTIWQAGPLETEMPAGDALQWGTPLFFEHAGALTAAYPELEAHTGVIAPVATAVLPMFEGVQPLGVIVLDFREPHTFSPEEQHFLRTLSAQCGIALGRARLMSELQQQVDQRTRQVMREARAQEAFIAFTEAVGTETEVLLLAQHSVTVLDQRFPGSTVTYYERDDGRWKLRVQSENLAESPELLAQLRAGLPLETPVFAAVLRSHAPVFVNAWDAEREQVNHTDMYPTVATYPFLWRGEVQAVLGIGLKDQTH; encoded by the coding sequence ATGTCGGAGCCTTCCACCTTCCCCCACCTGTCCCTGACGGAGCGTTTGCAGGACGTCACAGAACTGTTGGCGGCGGCCACCACGCCTGCCTCGGTCTTTGAGGTGATTCTCGCCCCAGCGCTCACTGCTTTGAATGCTGTAGCCGGGGCAGTGTTGCTGGTCAACGAACTTGGGAACGGTCTGGAGGTGGCGGCCACCGCTGGGCACAAAGAGGACGCCCAGACCATCTGGCAGGCGGGGCCACTGGAAACGGAGATGCCTGCCGGGGACGCACTTCAGTGGGGTACGCCGCTCTTCTTCGAGCATGCGGGAGCGCTTACTGCGGCCTATCCCGAACTTGAAGCGCATACCGGCGTGATCGCGCCCGTCGCCACCGCCGTCTTGCCCATGTTCGAGGGTGTGCAGCCTTTGGGCGTCATCGTGCTGGACTTTAGGGAGCCGCACACCTTCTCCCCGGAGGAACAGCATTTCCTGCGAACCCTGAGTGCCCAGTGCGGCATTGCCCTCGGACGCGCCCGCTTGATGTCCGAATTGCAGCAACAAGTGGATCAGCGCACCCGGCAGGTTATGCGGGAAGCCCGCGCCCAAGAAGCCTTTATCGCGTTTACCGAAGCGGTAGGCACCGAGACCGAGGTGCTTTTGCTGGCGCAACACAGCGTGACCGTGCTGGATCAGCGCTTTCCGGGCAGCACCGTGACCTACTACGAACGGGACGACGGGCGCTGGAAGCTGCGGGTGCAGAGCGAGAATCTGGCCGAGAGTCCAGAACTGTTGGCGCAGTTGCGGGCCGGGTTGCCCCTGGAGACCCCCGTGTTCGCTGCGGTGCTCCGGAGCCATGCCCCCGTGTTCGTGAACGCTTGGGACGCGGAGCGGGAACAGGTGAACCACACTGACATGTACCCCACGGTCGCCACCTATCCCTTCTTGTGGCGGGGCGAGGTACAGGCCGTGCTGGGGATTGGCCTTAAAGACCAGACTCACTGA
- a CDS encoding ATP-binding protein translates to MCRGLSLALDRADQVKQVQLQKAAVQSRNRALEAFAQLSQDLMFETERYPLVRRAQEIVLTLLPPGYAVYYEPEGQLWRCRSQVGELGNNVLQALVDAGFPLEIPTLRQPFETGQPLYQDVYAQGSDTDAEVVKHIRAVVSLPLQVARTTVGIFVIGLFHQRKWTATDRAVLETTMHSLSLALERAEHARELTAQRDILDARTRSLSAANEELEAFAYSVSHDLRTPVRHMMSFGNLLRRSLADRLDEKSARYLAIMDQAAGRMNTPIDAMLELSRTSQQALLLQPVDLNRLVIGVRQSLDSELKGRQVTWTVSPLPLVMGDQGLLRQVFENLLGNALKYTAPRSEAQIEIWAEDGPHDWRLFVRDNGVGFDTRYTHKLFGVFQRLHRQEEFEGNGVGLANVRRVVARHGGTVTAEGQVGEGATFSFTLPKSEDANAPE, encoded by the coding sequence GTGTGCCGGGGACTGAGCCTCGCCCTTGACCGGGCGGATCAGGTGAAGCAGGTGCAGCTTCAAAAAGCAGCGGTGCAAAGCCGGAACCGGGCGCTCGAGGCCTTCGCGCAGCTGTCACAGGACTTGATGTTCGAAACCGAACGCTACCCGCTGGTGCGCCGCGCTCAGGAAATCGTGCTGACCTTGTTGCCGCCCGGCTACGCGGTGTATTACGAACCCGAAGGCCAACTGTGGCGCTGCCGATCTCAGGTGGGCGAACTGGGCAACAACGTGCTTCAGGCCTTGGTGGACGCCGGGTTCCCCTTGGAAATCCCGACTCTCCGCCAGCCCTTCGAGACGGGTCAGCCGCTCTATCAGGACGTTTATGCCCAGGGAAGCGACACGGATGCCGAGGTAGTCAAGCACATCAGGGCGGTGGTGTCGCTGCCCCTGCAAGTGGCACGCACGACGGTGGGCATCTTCGTGATCGGCCTGTTCCACCAGCGCAAGTGGACAGCTACGGACCGGGCGGTGTTGGAAACGACCATGCACAGCCTGAGCCTGGCTCTTGAACGTGCCGAGCATGCACGGGAACTGACGGCCCAGCGCGACATTCTGGACGCCCGAACCCGCTCGCTCAGCGCCGCCAACGAGGAACTGGAAGCCTTTGCCTACTCGGTGTCGCATGACCTGCGGACTCCGGTGCGGCACATGATGAGTTTTGGCAACCTGCTGCGCAGATCGTTAGCAGACCGTCTGGACGAAAAGTCTGCCCGGTACCTCGCCATCATGGATCAGGCGGCGGGGCGGATGAACACTCCGATTGACGCGATGCTGGAGCTTTCGCGCACCTCTCAGCAAGCACTGCTTCTCCAGCCGGTCGATCTGAACCGGTTGGTCATAGGGGTAAGGCAGAGCCTCGATTCGGAGCTGAAAGGGCGACAGGTGACTTGGACGGTCAGCCCGCTTCCTCTGGTGATGGGGGATCAGGGGCTTTTGCGCCAAGTCTTTGAGAACCTGCTGGGCAACGCCCTCAAGTACACCGCTCCTCGGTCAGAGGCACAGATCGAGATCTGGGCGGAGGACGGCCCTCACGACTGGCGGCTCTTTGTTCGGGACAACGGGGTGGGCTTCGATACCCGCTACACGCATAAGTTGTTCGGGGTGTTCCAGCGCCTGCACCGTCAGGAAGAGTTTGAAGGCAACGGTGTGGGGCTGGCCAACGTGCGCCGGGTCGTGGCTCGGCACGGGGGCACAGTGACGGCGGAGGGACAGGTGGGAGAAGGAGCCACCTTCTCGTTCACCTTGCCCAAGAGTGAGGACGCCAACGCCCCGGAGTGA
- a CDS encoding SMI1/KNR4 family protein has product MPAEVRALYLDHNGEQESMEPMLSSRLQPLGLLCEAFDELGEWLYVDVPAFRGRFLPLWTDDNGNYLLYLLTGAEAGMVADLDHERPFKLAPLYRNMESLYAALLEGYLQDDEGLPQDYPLTGVPTAEELAVYEDHLQAYGQTDHEPTREMHAAFLLMLCPAGREQDWLPLLHHREMVIDTARALGERGCVWALGALIETVRGFPAETTLCNNVLEVIAQLDAPETDAALIELATGFPANMTALYVARALERRGYSHERILGEGQAFVASRVAVPGGWIDLPWS; this is encoded by the coding sequence CTGCCTGCCGAAGTCCGTGCTCTGTACCTCGACCATAACGGCGAGCAGGAGAGCATGGAACCGATGCTCAGTTCCCGCCTGCAACCCCTTGGGCTGCTCTGTGAAGCTTTTGATGAACTTGGCGAATGGCTGTATGTGGACGTGCCCGCCTTCCGGGGGCGGTTTCTTCCCCTCTGGACGGACGACAACGGCAATTACCTCCTCTACCTGCTGACGGGTGCAGAAGCGGGCATGGTGGCTGATCTGGATCACGAGCGGCCCTTCAAGCTGGCCCCGCTCTACCGGAACATGGAGTCGCTGTATGCCGCCCTGCTCGAGGGCTACTTGCAAGACGATGAAGGACTGCCGCAGGACTATCCGCTGACCGGTGTCCCCACCGCGGAGGAACTCGCGGTCTACGAAGATCACTTGCAGGCCTACGGTCAGACTGACCATGAGCCGACACGCGAGATGCATGCTGCCTTCCTGCTGATGCTGTGTCCGGCGGGACGTGAGCAGGACTGGCTGCCGCTGCTGCACCACCGGGAAATGGTGATCGACACGGCGCGGGCGTTGGGGGAGCGGGGCTGTGTTTGGGCGCTGGGGGCGCTGATCGAGACGGTGCGGGGCTTTCCAGCAGAGACGACCCTGTGCAACAACGTGTTGGAGGTCATCGCGCAGTTGGACGCGCCGGAAACGGACGCCGCCCTGATTGAGTTGGCAACGGGCTTTCCGGCGAACATGACGGCCCTGTACGTGGCCCGGGCATTGGAACGGCGTGGCTACTCCCACGAGCGAATTCTGGGCGAGGGCCAAGCGTTCGTGGCCTCCAGAGTCGCGGTGCCGGGCGGTTGGATCGACCTGCCGTGGTCGTGA
- a CDS encoding aldo/keto reductase, which produces MEQRFVGKPGLKVSELCLGTMTFARESDEATSHAMLDHFVGAGSTLPPFIDTADVYSTGASEATMGRWLSSQQRDDLVIATKVRFPVGEKPNDVGLSRKNILAGVEASLKRLQAKQNGGE; this is translated from the coding sequence ATGGAACAACGCTTTGTGGGCAAACCTGGCCTGAAGGTGAGTGAACTGTGTTTGGGCACCATGACGTTCGCCCGCGAATCCGACGAGGCCACCAGCCACGCGATGCTCGACCACTTTGTCGGGGCAGGCAGCACCCTTCCACCCTTCATAGACACCGCAGACGTGTACAGCACGGGTGCGTCAGAGGCCACCATGGGCCGCTGGCTAAGCTCCCAGCAGCGCGACGATCTGGTGATTGCCACCAAGGTGCGCTTTCCGGTGGGAGAGAAGCCAAACGACGTGGGCTTGTCTCGCAAGAACATCTTGGCCGGGGTGGAGGCCAGCCTCAAGCGGTTGCAGGCCAAACAGAATGGAGGCGAGTGA